The Microtus pennsylvanicus isolate mMicPen1 unplaced genomic scaffold, mMicPen1.hap1 Scaffold_340, whole genome shotgun sequence genome includes the window agagggaagggaggggaagggaagggaagggaagggaagggaagggaagggaagggaggggaggggaggggaggggaggggaggggaggggaggggaggggaagggaagggaagggaagggaagggaagggaagggaagggaagggaagggaagggaagggaagggaagggaagaaagagatcaTTATATGGAGCAGAGATTCAGGGCAGTGCTCATGATGGGGCATACGTGGTTCAGTGAGGTAGGCTTCCTGGACTAAGTCTGAAGAAGTGTCCTTGGGCAGTTACTCACCTGTTATCACCAGTTCCAGATTGTTACTATTTCGTGACCATTGGCTTCCATTAAAGTATGCACAGAAGTAAACCCCAGCATTACTCTGTGTTATATTCTTCAGACTGAGTTCAAACACCTCCTGGGCTCCCTGTGGGGTACCATCATACCACACAGTACTGGGTGCAAGACGGGCTAGACACACAGTGGTCACTCCTGGAAGG containing:
- the LOC142842251 gene encoding leukocyte-associated immunoglobulin-like receptor 2 — its product is MVLGAALLGLVFLMVQKIWAQHGPPPQPSIWVVPGAVVSKGSDVTIFCRTLPGVTTVCLARLAPSTVWYDGTPQGAQEVFELSLKNITQSNAGVYFCAYFNGSQWSRNSNNLELVITGE